The genomic interval TCCATCCGCTTTATCATGTTCTATAATTGGAGTTTCATCTCCTACACTGTTGTAAATAATGTTATTTGCAACAACTGTTCTAAGCGCTCTTGCAGAACGAATTTCCGACTTAGGTAATACAGCTGCTTGAGCAATATTGGTACCTACACCAAATTGCCAAGGAGATTTAGAATCTACATACGTATTATATGCAACTACAACATCGGTAACTTGATTGTATCTATTTAATGGCGATTTAGGAATACCATTCATAATAGCTAATGGACTTCTAAAATTTTCTCCTATAATTTTATAAAAATAATTATTGATAATCCAGTGTCCGGTATTTACAATTCTAATTCCACCAAATTGTTTATTTACACCATCACCAATAAAATAATTACCATCAATAGTAACGTAATTTCCATGACGGGTTACAACAGAACCTTCACTTTTATAAAAAACGTTATTTTTAATGATATTAAAATTTGTCTTACTAGAAATTATTTCAACTTCTCCATTACATTCTTCAAATAAATTGTTTGCAATGGTTGTATTACTTGGAGACATAGATGTAAAACTACTTCCTAATTGAATAGTTTCTCCTCTTGCACCACCTTTTCTAGGTCTTGGTCCAAAATGATTATTTATAATTTGGTGATAATTTCTAATGCTTTGGTTTCCTTTTAGATCTACTCTAACGGTTGGTCCTCCATTTGTTTTACCAGCAATATAATTATTACTTAATTCGTTGTGCGTACCATAAAGTTGCACCCATAAATTATCTTGATCTCGCTCTAAACTGTTATAATCTAAAATAACGCAATTGGTAACTTTACTATAGTTTGCTACATTTTCATCTGTAATTCTAAAACCAATAACATTTTTAAACGGAGAATATCCGTTTCTAAAAAACAATCCGTTTACTTCTAAATAACTACCACCTATCTGTAAACTAGAAACACCTTCTATAAAAACTTTACCTGCATTTTCTGCTTTTAAAACAATAGGATTTTCTTCTGTTCCTTCTCCTTCAAAGACAATTTCTACATCTTTATAAACTCCATCTTTAATAACAATATTATCTCCTGCCTGTGCATTTTTTGCTGCATCTATTAGTTCGGATGAATTTGTTACAACAATACTTTTAGTTACTTTTTGCTGACAAGAAACGATTAGCAATAGTAAACTGATAATTAGAAGTGTTTTTTTCATTTTCTTTTAGTTAATATGTTTTGGGTAAACCATTATAAAATTTTTAGAGACTGCTAACCCTAAAAAAGTATGTTGTTTTTAAAATAGTACATAAATTATTTGGCAAAACAAAAACTGGTTTACCAAATTGGTTTACCAAATATAGTTACTAATTTTGGAATGCTAAAACTATTTAAGAAGAATTAATAGTTTCATTAAGAACTCATTAATTTTATGTTTCAAAAATTAAAAATAAATATAAATACTTAAGTTTAACTAATTAAGCTTTAAAAGCATTATTTAATATAGCATTTTAATACTTTTACTATTATTGAATCTTTTGTAAAAACAACAAAATACAATCCTTTAGAAAAACCACTAACATCTATTTTTTTATTATTTAACCTCTTTTCTATAGAAATTTTTCTACCAGTGTTATCAAACAACGCAACTTTATCATACGTATCTGAATCTGCATTTTTAAATTCTATCTCATTAGACGCTGGATTTGGAAATAATAAAATACTTTCTGCTTTCGCTTTTAAATCATCAACAGAAAGTAATCCTGTAATTTCTTCAATACTAAAATCTGCATATTTTACTATTTCATCTTGCAGATCTTGTTTATTATTTAAACTTCTATAAATACCCCATTTTGGTCTTGCAAATTCTGCACCATCTTGCCATGTATCTAATGGGCTATTAGAATAACTAAATATTTCTTCATTATTAGAAACCTTTCTTATTTCTAAAGAATAGCTCCCTACATCATCAAATTTAATATGCTCTGTTACTTCTACCCAATTCCCTCTAAATAAATCTAAGTTTGCCGTTTTTAAAGTAGTCTGATTATTGGTTGCTGTATATCTTAACTCTAATTTATCTGGATTTCCTTTTCTTAAAGTAAAAGAAATCATAGGTATAGATGCATAAGCGCCACCAACAGCTTTTATTTGATGAATATGTGTAAAACTTGCTGAAGTTTTAAAGGAATCACTTAACTTAAATTTCCATTTATATGTTACAGTTTCTCCTTTTGTCGCCTTTAAAGTTTCAGGAGAATCTGCGTACGTTTTTATTTCATTACGTTGTCTATCAAACTTTTTACAACGATCATTATCTGGAGTTACATGAATATGAAAACGAAAAACATTTTTATTTAATTCTGTATCAAAAACTTCATCTATATGATTTCCAAAATCTGCATGATTGCAATCTGGAGCCTCTACAGCACTTCTATTTGGATTTGCAAAAACAGAATTTATCAACTCATAGGTATTTCCAGGACCATCGGCACTTAATACAACCTGACTAAAAATTGTTTGTGATACTAAAGTCAAAAAAGCAATACCAAAAAGAAAGTTTTTCATGATCAGAAAATATATTTATTGCTTTAAACCAATATTACCTACATCATTATTTACTTTTAATAATGGTGATTTATCACTTGGAATAAAAAGGAAATTATCATCCCATCGAGGGTTTTTATAAATTAAATTTTCCTTTTTAGCATTATCACTTATTTTAACAAAACCACTTTTGTGAATTAAACAATTAGAAATACTATTATTAGAACCTTTTAGAGAAACAGGTGTTACAACCTTATAACTATCTTCAATCA from Polaribacter sejongensis carries:
- a CDS encoding chondroitinase-B domain-containing protein; the encoded protein is MKKTLLIISLLLLIVSCQQKVTKSIVVTNSSELIDAAKNAQAGDNIVIKDGVYKDVEIVFEGEGTEENPIVLKAENAGKVFIEGVSSLQIGGSYLEVNGLFFRNGYSPFKNVIGFRITDENVANYSKVTNCVILDYNSLERDQDNLWVQLYGTHNELSNNYIAGKTNGGPTVRVDLKGNQSIRNYHQIINNHFGPRPRKGGARGETIQLGSSFTSMSPSNTTIANNLFEECNGEVEIISSKTNFNIIKNNVFYKSEGSVVTRHGNYVTIDGNYFIGDGVNKQFGGIRIVNTGHWIINNYFYKIIGENFRSPLAIMNGIPKSPLNRYNQVTDVVVAYNTYVDSKSPWQFGVGTNIAQAAVLPKSEIRSARALRTVVANNIIYNSVGDETPIIEHDKADGVKFKNNIINNQGVGFDNSERIQATEFELTKLSEHIYMPKLTSDFDVYNGFGFETIKHDIFGNSRETSNSIGAAVQGLMKDPAILDKTKYGASWYSNVVEAATPNVLAVTNAKGELEAAIASAKPGDVIALSSGTYKVSASLVINKSITIQSKDDEKAEIVFEGADNTPLFNLNPYGILTINNIVLSGNGKQQAFANLNKNMSNHFGLTVSGCDINNFDYVLKAYKQTFAEEVTFKNSTITNCENGIELSEETNDRGDYNTEYLTVDNCQFTNVKQNVIDYYRGGYDESTIGGNLLVSNSTFTECGSKEENGMLLNHRGIVNVNITKNVFKNNKVEFVSILWGAKNNIESNNTLINSGKIKTEENLVMKLMY
- a CDS encoding T9SS type A sorting domain-containing protein; its protein translation is MKNFLFGIAFLTLVSQTIFSQVVLSADGPGNTYELINSVFANPNRSAVEAPDCNHADFGNHIDEVFDTELNKNVFRFHIHVTPDNDRCKKFDRQRNEIKTYADSPETLKATKGETVTYKWKFKLSDSFKTSASFTHIHQIKAVGGAYASIPMISFTLRKGNPDKLELRYTATNNQTTLKTANLDLFRGNWVEVTEHIKFDDVGSYSLEIRKVSNNEEIFSYSNSPLDTWQDGAEFARPKWGIYRSLNNKQDLQDEIVKYADFSIEEITGLLSVDDLKAKAESILLFPNPASNEIEFKNADSDTYDKVALFDNTGRKISIEKRLNNKKIDVSGFSKGLYFVVFTKDSIIVKVLKCYIK